The following proteins come from a genomic window of Daphnia carinata strain CSIRO-1 chromosome 6, CSIRO_AGI_Dcar_HiC_V3, whole genome shotgun sequence:
- the LOC130702613 gene encoding histone H4 has product MTGRGKGGKGLGKGGAKRHRKVLRDNIQGITKPAIRRLARRGGVKRISGLIYEETRGVLKVFLENVIRDAVTYTEHAKRKTVTAMDVVYALKRQGRTLYGFGG; this is encoded by the coding sequence ATGACTGGACGTGGTAAAGGTGGTAAAGGACTCGGCAAGGGAGGCGCCAAGCGTCATCGGAAAGTTTTGCGTGACAACATCCAGGGTATCACGAAGCCCGCCATCCGTCGTCTTGCTCGCCGTGGTGGTGTCAAGCGTATCTCTGGTTTGATCTACGAGGAAACTCGTGGTGTCCTTAAGGTATTCCTTGAGAACGTCATCCGTGATGCCGTCACCTACACGGAACACGCCAAGAGAAAGACGGTCACCGCCATGGATGTCGTCTACGCTCTGAAACGCCAGGGCCGCACTCTGTACGGTTTCGGTGGTTAA
- the LOC130702610 gene encoding histone H2B.3-like, whose protein sequence is MPPKVSGKAAKKAGKAQKNIAKGDKKKKRKRKESYAIYIYKVLKQVHPDTGISSKAMTIMNSFVNDIFERIAGESSRLAHYNKRSTITSREIQTAVRLLLPGELAKHAVSEGTKAVTKYTSNK, encoded by the coding sequence ATGCCACCTAAAGTTAGCGGAAAGGCAGCGAAAAAGGCCGGTAAGGCCCAGAAAAATATTGCGAAGGgagacaagaagaagaagcgcaaGAGGAAGGAGAGCTACGCCATTTACATCTACAAAGTGTTGAAGCAGGTCCACCCCGACACTGGCATCTCCTCCAAAGCCATGACGATCATGAACAGCTTCGTCAACGACATTTTCGAGCGCATCGCCGGAGAATCTTCTCGTTTGGCCCACTACAACAAGCGTTCCACCATCACATCCCGGGAAATCCAGACGGCCGTCCGTCTGCTTTTGCCCGGTGAGTTGGCCAAGCACGCCGTGTCTGAAGGCACAAAGGCCGTCACCAAGTACACCAGTAACAAGTAA
- the LOC130702598 gene encoding small heat shock protein OV25-1-like produces MALWNYDPFSDFFSMGTPRSMDPWGFSRMDPFSRWGEPPLSSLLTPDLYIIPTVVTRRQQQNREVISDKDKYQVTLNLGDFKSNEINVKLVDRALEICAEHKEKPDETGHISRNIRRRYILPRNVDFEHLNATLSDNGTLVVCATKKPIEPGNERTIEVKQLPPQSQQQQQQPQQTAPVTQKTEQETGKGSINIPVSHE; encoded by the exons ATGGCTCTTTGGAATTACGATCCTTTCTCAGACTTCTTCTCGATGGGCACGCCCCGTAGTATGGATCCATGGGGATTCTCTCGGATGGATCCTTTTTCCCGTTGGGGAGAACCGCCCCTTTCCTCGCTCTTGACACCGGATCTCTACATCATACCAACTGTTGTGACGAGGCGCCAACAGCAGAACAGAGAAGTCATTAGTGACAAAGATAAGTATCAG GTGACCTTGAATCTTGGTGACTTTAAATCCAACGAGATCAACGTTAAATTAGTTGATCGGGCATTGGAAATCTGTGCTGAGCACAAGGAGAAGCCGGACGAAACTGGCCATATCTCTCGTAATATAAGACGCCGTTACATTCTACCCCGTAATGTTGACTTTGAACATCTAAACGCCACGTTGTCGGATAATGGAACTTTGGTGGTGTGTGCCACAAAGAAGCCGATAGAACCG ggAAATGAGAGAACAATTGAAGTCAAGCAGCTGCCACCACAAtctcagcagcaacaacagcagccacaGCAGACAGCTCCTGTGACCCAGAAAACCGAGCAAGAAACTGGTAAGGGATCCATTAACATTCCAGTTAGTCACGAATAG
- the LOC130702453 gene encoding alpha-crystallin A chain-like, whose product MALWAYDPLMDFSCMGLPCPRHRWRFLEAEPLTLLPESSLVHSLLSHGIFPRALPANVAREVVSDKDKYQVMINLGDFTPNEINVKLLDRELEICAKHEEKQDESGHVSRCIKRRYFLPQNVDFDHVNATMSDDGTLVVCAQKKPLEGVRQRSIEVKQLPSSQSKSQPSSYVSEKTEQEKGRGMINIPVSHEISKS is encoded by the exons ATGGCTCTGTGGGCTTACGATCCGTTGATGGACTTTTCCTGCATGGGTTTACCTTGTCCGAGACACCGCTGGAGATTTCTAGAAGCTGAACCATTGACGCTTTTGCCGGAATCTTCTCTTGTTCATTCACTTTTATCTCACGGCATCTTCCCTAGGGCACTGCCCGCTAATGTTGCCAGAGAAGTTGTTAGTGATAAGGATAAATATCAG GTGATGATAAACCTTGGAGACTTCACACCGAACGAGATCAACGTGAAACTGCTTGACCGTGAGTTGGAAATCTGTGCCAAGCACGAAGAAAAGCAGGATGAATCTGGTCATGTTTCTCGTTGCATTAAACGCCGATATTTCCTTCCGCAAAACGTGGATTTCGACCATGTCAATGCGACTATGTCTGACGATGGAACTCTGGTTGTCTGTGCACAAAAAAAGCCATTAGAAGGG GTGAGACAACGTAGCATTGAAGTTAAACAGTTGCCATCATCACAATCGAAATCGCAACCCTCATCATACGTGTCTGAGAAGACTGAACAGGAAAAAGGCAGAGGTATGATTAACATACCTGTTAGCCACGAGATAAGCAAGAGTTGA
- the LOC130702608 gene encoding histone H2A, translated as MSGRGKGGKVKGKSKTRSSRAGLQFPVGRIHRMLRKGSYAERVGAGAPVYLAAVMEYLAAEVLELAGNAARDNKKTRIIPRHLQLAIRNDEELNKLLSGVTIAQGGVLPNIQAVLLPKKTDKPAKA; from the coding sequence ATGTCTGGACGTGGTAAAGGAGGCAAAGTTAAGGGAAAGTCAAAGACCCGTTCCAGCAGGGCTGGACTTCAATTCCCGGTCGGTCGTATTCACCGAATGCTACGAAAGGGCTCGTACGCTGAACGTGTTGGTGCCGGTGCGCCTGTCTACTTGGCCGCAGTTATGGAGTACCTGGCCGCTGAGGTTCTCGAGTTGGCCGGTAACGCTGCCAGAGACAACAAGAAGACCCGTATTATTCCTCGTCATTTACAGTTGGCCATCAGAAATGACGAAGAGTTGAACAAGCTTCTCTCTGGAGTTACTATTGCTCAGGGTGGTGTGTTGCCCAACATTCAAGCTGTTCTGTTGCCCAAGAAGACTGACAAACCGGCTAAGGCTTAA
- the LOC130702614 gene encoding histone H3 — MARTKQTARKSTGGKAPRKQLATKAARKSAPATGGVKKPHRYRPGTVALREIRRYQKSTELLIRKLPFQRLVREIAQDFKTDLRFQSSAVMALQEASEAYLVGLFEDTNLCAIHAKRVTIMPKDIQLARRIRGERA; from the coding sequence ATGGCTCGTACCAAGCAAACCGCTCGCAAATCCACTGGTGGCAAGGCACCCCGTAAACAGCTGGCCACCAAGGCTGCTCGTAAGAGTGCCCCGGCTACTGGCGGTGTCAAGAAACCCCATCGTTACCGCCCCGGTACCGTCGCTCTTCGTGAGATCCGTCGTTACCAGAAATCGACTGAGCTTTTGATCCGCAAGTTGCCGTTCCAGCGCCTGGTCAGAGAAATCGCCCAGGACTTCAAGACCGACTTGCGTTTCCAGAGCTCCGCCGTGATGGCCCTTCAGGAGGCCAGCGAGGCTTACTTGGTGGGTCTTTTCGAAGACACCAACTTGTGCGCCATCCACGCCAAGCGAGTTACCATCATGCCCAAGGACATCCAACTTGCCCGTCGTATCCGTGGTGAACGCGCTTAA
- the LOC130702600 gene encoding alpha-crystallin A chain-like: protein MALTPFTGLDTMLDPFESSDPFDVFEPFESFEPLQTYEPLYEPYRYTRYRHHVRRSRRRTVRTTVRRMDRELGKLVSAIKEDDKSFQVMVDVTDFEPNEITVKTTDKDIIVHAKHDERKDPNGSISREFRRRITIPSGVKQESITSTMSPEGLLTIMAPKTTSEGSNERVIPITMAPVAGAINPPPAQGK, encoded by the exons ATGGCACTTACACCTTTCACCGGTTTAGATACGATGCTGGATCCGTTTGAGTCGTCTGATCCGTTCGACGTTTTTGAACCATTCGAATCGTTTGAACCGCTGCAAACGTACGAACCGTTGTACGAGCCTTACAGGTACACCAGGTATCGTCATCACGTGAGACGGTCAAGACGGCGAACGGTAAGGACAACGGTGCGCCGTATGGATCGTGAACTCGGGAAATTGGTATCGGCTATCAAGGAAGATGATAAATCATTTCAG GTTATGGTGGATGTCACGGACTTTGAGCCAAACGAAATCACTGTGAAAACCACCGATAAAGACATCATCGTTCATG CCAAACATGATGAGCGCAAAGATCCAAATGGAAGTATTTCGCGGGA GTTCCGCCGTCGGATTACGATTCCCTCCGGTGTCAAACAGGAGTCCATTACGTCCACAATGTCGCCTGAAGGCCTCTTGACTATTATGGCTCCAAAAACGACTTCAGAAG GTTCCAATGAGCGAGTTATTCCAATTACAATGGCACCTGTAGCGGGAGCCATCAATCCACCACCAGCTCAAGGAAAATAG
- the LOC130702606 gene encoding histone H2A, with protein MSGRGKGGKVKGKSKTRSSRAGLQFPVGRIHRMLRKGSYAERVGAGAPVYLAAVMEYLAAEVLELAGNAARDNKKTRIIPRHLQLAIRNDEELNKLLSGVTIAQGGVLPNIQAVLLPKKTDKPAKA; from the coding sequence atgtctgGACGTGGTAAAGGAGGCAAAGTTAAGGGAAAGTCAAAGACCCGTTCCAGCAGGGCTGGACTTCAATTCCCGGTCGGTCGTATTCACCGAATGCTACGAAAGGGCTCGTACGCTGAACGTGTTGGTGCCGGTGCGCCTGTCTACTTGGCCGCAGTTATGGAGTACTTGGCCGCTGAAGTTCTTGAGTTGGCCGGTAACGCTGCCCGTGACAACAAGAAGACCCGTATTATTCCTCGACATTTACAGTTGGCCATCAGAAATGACGAAGAGTTGAACAAGCTTCTCTCTGGAGTTACTATTGCCCAGGGCGGTGTATTGCCTAACATCCAAGCAGTCCTTTTGCCCAAAAAGACTGACAAGCCAGCCAAAGCTTAA
- the LOC130702609 gene encoding histone H2B.3 — protein sequence MPPKVSGKAAKKAGKAQKNIAKGDKKKKRKRKESYAIYIYKVLKQVHPDTGISSKAMTIMNSFVNDIFERIAGESSRLAHYNKRSTITSREIQTAVRLLLPGELAKHAVSEGTKAVTKYTSTK from the coding sequence ATGCCCCCCAAAGTTAGTGGAAAGGCCGCGAAGAAGGCCGGTAAGGCCCAGAAAAACATCGCCAAGGgagacaagaagaagaagcgcaaGAGGAAGGAGAGCTACGCCATTTACATCTACAAAGTGTTGAAGCAGGTCCACCCCGACACTGGCATCTCCTCTAAAGCCATGACGATCATGAACAGCTTCGTCAACGACATTTTCGAGCGCATCGCCGGAGAATCTTCTCGTTTGGCCCACTACAACAAGCGTTCCACCATCACATCCCGGGAAATCCAGACGGCCGTCCGTCTGCTTTTGCCCGGTGAGTTGGCCAAGCACGCCGTGTCTGAAGGCACAAAGGCCGTCACAAAGTACACCAGCACCAAGTAG
- the LOC130702583 gene encoding uncharacterized protein LOC130702583, with protein MTKKVCLILAVVLMSQASRACDDNKEEELAIQQSDEYFARAYGFTPETWNTLYHKPSSSLQDALDVSPYEGRTLFKRPQSSNNSFKKYFNRDQEDHENHGRFAFAGLGANIVNTGLFNNRYTPANTWRPLITLAKRIPISVNPNFNNPLGSFDPCNSNGGESGICTSGSVCSLFGGRPSGPCDQGQVCCINVINSCGSIVTLNNTYWQTPPTALRSPCTLTVRMDPKFIEQKNNPICQIRLDFVSFTTSQPTAGTCTDTFQVGGVSNEVPTICGDNRGQHMYLHVPLSSNNPTDVQLLFNFASGTTISRSWNIKIAMLPCGATYLAPIDCLQYFTSTRGRVSSFNWQDVAGARQLNNQNYNICFRTELISSQKATRMCMSVCSATDGDAFSITTPPAVLLVASANTGFASAVTTDAMEAAQNSAVGATYTDQSRANGITVATCLYDYLLIPGGRDANNVEADRYCGNKLNPSPGSVKFQNVCTNLFQQRVFISGTDTNVQVCTPIRPFKLTYQTDGQETAVDAVPATNTIQALADVSNTGFCLEFQEN; from the exons ATGACGAAAAAAGTTTGCCTAATCCTTGCGGTAGTATTGATGTCACAGGCCAGCCGAGCATGTGACGACAACAAAGAAGAGGAATTGGCAATACAGCAATCAGACGAATATTTTGCAAGAGCCTACGGATTCACACCTGAAACTTGGAACACTCTTTACCACAAGCCCAGCTCAAGTCTTCAGG ACGCACTTGACGTAAGTCCTTATGAAGGACGAACGTTATTCAAAAGGCCGCAATCGAGCAATAACTCATTCAAGAAATACTTCAACCGAG ACCAAGAGGATCACGAAAACCACGGTCGATTTGCGTTCGCTGGTTTGGGTGCCAACATAGTCAACACCGGCCTGTTCAACAACAGGTACACACCCGCCAATACGTGGAGGCCGTTGATCACCCTAGCCAAGAGAATACCGATTTCAGTGAATCCCAATTTCAACAACCCACTGGGCAGCTTCGATCCCTGCAATTCGAACGGTGGCGAATCGGGAATCTGCACTTCGGGATCAGTCTGTTCCTTGTTCGGTGGACGCCCTAGCGGCCCTTGCGACCAAGGACAAGTCTGTTGTATCA ATGTGATTAATTCTTGCGGGAGCATTGTCACGCTCAACAATACCTACTGGCAAACGCCACCTACTGCCCTACGCAGCCCTTGTACGTTAACTGTCAGAATGGACCCCAAGtttattgaacaaaaaaacaaccccATTTGCCAAATTCG TTTGGATTTCGTGTCGTTCACGACATCCCAGCCGACCGCCGGAACATGTACGGATACATTTCAAGTTGGTGGAGTGTCTAACGAGGTTCCTACGATTTGTGGTGACAACAGAGGCCAACATA TGTATCTTCACGTCCCATTGTCATCCAACAATCCCACCGATGTTCAACTCTTATTCAATTTCGCGTCTGGTACGACCATCAGCCGTTCGTGGAACATCAAAATTGCAATGCTGCCGTGCGGCGCCACGTACCTCG CTCCCATTGATTGCCTCCAGTATTTCACCTCTACCAGAGGGAGAGTCAGTTCGTTCAACTGGCAAGACGTCGCTGGGGCTCGTCAACTCAATAATCAAAATTACAACATCTGTTTCAGAACTGAACTCATTTCCTCACAG AAAGCGACCCGGATGTGCATGTCGGTTTGTTCCGCAACGGATGGCGACGCTTTCTCTATTACGACCCCTCCCGCTGTCCTCCTAGTGGCTTCCGCGAACACCGGATTTGCTTCAGCTGTCACCACCGACGCAATGGAAGCAGCACAAAACTCAGCTGTAGGTGCGACATACACCGACCAAAGTCGAGCCAACGGGATAACTGTTGCAACCTGCTTGTACGATTATTTACTTATACCGGGCGGACGTGACGCCAATAACGTCGAAGCGGATCGCTATTGTGGCAACAAATTGAACCCATCACCAGGTTCTGTAAAATTCCAAAATGTATGTACAAACCTATTTCAACAGCGAGTTTTCATATCTGGGACAGACACCAATGTGCAAGTCTGCA CTCCGATTAGACCTTTCAAATTGACCTATCAAACGGATGGTCAAGAAACGGCGGTGGATGCAGTTCCAGCAACAAATACTATTCAGGCATTGGCTGATGTGAGCAATACTGGATTTTGTTTGGAGTTTCAAGAAAACTAA
- the LOC130702578 gene encoding LOW QUALITY PROTEIN: protein timeless-like (The sequence of the model RefSeq protein was modified relative to this genomic sequence to represent the inferred CDS: deleted 1 base in 1 codon) encodes MEHLMKLSGSVPCLSLNPLGSFHNNRYYINDECLINLNEICNKLRSEDPNTRPFRRAIGFLDVLNKDLIPILVGNKDQPEIFYSTIKLLVELTVPIEGLICTETSKRTASKNIVIHEIEQLLYSAKEAFLDGRATLAVLRHLHHLLEQRTLSSDENKCLNDSLALIYNVLHVPERHTNEHSNVKAAGVEATGETVAQQPTGSISSRLHQLHSNGKSYGIGGRQSRLMWNLFTQGLDRILITSLTKSEKNDWIANIVRLMSFIYKDHYMEEMEKLVDTCILTYKEAEPDGDSNDRPLLIDSFNSQQFLNFPCDQPCLIGKSCAALTRGLQPTMILSPTIRDPVTRKTGCNKRHKVSGETECLSTVTSSLHGKRSNKSEHYSQSNTSSKLFLSDARCKQGNRWMTHSRKRKYLGLRRQGNSEKSDKTFKSNIVPAALSIPGSAKQNAETYIMRKDDTEAAEELSWKSCKCNRETGRFIKMKVLQHMPTKEDISHLLADFLIDFLLNGYNTLVGHLHQQLLQQKDAPSLLEEAPFLWLISYFLPFISKLKLDVGRFTNVFTIDLLCFLTWEVVHQEEVFEMNSMQPTKDVEPCLRRLHLGVKAICEYLQIFKVYSSAKKGSTPINELQLGNRGEKFLFDLRSYLPAVRDLRQLFLLQLRHFNPTIQNRQHLRNVIATNHILLLELERAAKQSPLVAKNFDLHQHLDQFCTETIVNRYGIALEDFRTNSTFVNDCILTLLHHVGVDLDRVDLLCEQGILRSFRDIWEEDLNICDDWKDLIEYVIRKFLRNYQTSGHFHMGSPSNRSNGPWYPQDSLSGESEHFETSKLYRIVETGHSSVKNDATVTEVHTTKTELLIAQLIDSGFRKQLDWIRSSLLTACSARLGTYAGQEFRHPITCLSLQMNMSCPIVPWTEVEASALRSETFLYLLDRVGLFPCCAHDALYPRIPREWSADTVLSVALIFGPVNQEMVDFDLSLCKKN; translated from the exons ATGGAGCACTTGATGAAATTAAGTGGTAGTGTCCCGTGTCTGTCACTCAATCCACTTGGATCTTTTCACAACAACAGGTACTACATCAACGATGAATGCTTGA TTAACCTTAACGAAATCTGCAACAAGTTACGTAGCGAGGATCCAAATACTCGCCCATTTCGACGTGCCATCGGCTTTTTAGATGTTCTAAACAAG GATCTAATCCCTATTTTAGTAGGCAACAAGGATCAGCCTGAAATCTTTTATTCAACAATCAA ACTGTTAGTGGAACTTACCGTTCCTATCGAAGGCCTCATTTGCACGGAGACGTCTAAACGGACCGCATCAAAGAATATTGTCATTCACGAAATAGAACAGCTCCTCTACAGTGCCAAGGAAGCATTTTTGGATGGTAGGGCTACTCTCGCTGTGCTCCgtcatcttcatcatcttttaGAACAG CGAACGTTGTCGAgcgatgaaaacaaatgtttaaatGATTCGCTGGCCCTGATTTACAATGTTCTTCACGTGCCTGAACGACATACTAACGAGCACAGTAATGTTAAGGCAGCTGGTGTGGAGGCAACTGGTGAGACGGTAGCCCAGCAACCAACAGGAAGCATTTCATCGCGTCTTCATCAACTGCACTCGAACGGCAAAAGTTACGGGATTGGTGGGCGACAAAGTCGATTAATGTGGAACTTATTTACACAAGGATTGGATCGTATTCTAATCACTTCGCTGACGAAAtctgaaaag AACGACTGGATCGCGAATATCGTGCGGCTGATGTCCTTCATTTACAAAGATCATTACatggaagaaatggaaaaattggTGGATACTTGTATTCTGACATACAAAGAAGCTGAGCCTGACGGTGACTCCAACGATAGACCACTTCTG ATCGACTCCTTCAACAGTCAACAGTTTCTGAATTTTCCGTGTGACCAACCTTGTCTAA TAGGTAAAAGCTGTGCTGCCCTCACACGTGGATTGCAACCAACGATGATCCTGTCGCCAACGATACGGGATCCGGTGACGAGGAAAACCGGATGTAATAAACGTCACAAGGTTTCCGGAGAAACCGAGTGTTTGTCCACCGTAACCTCATCACTACACGGCAAACGATCAA ATAAATCAGAGCATTACAGCCAATCTAACACATCCAGCAAATTGTTTTTGAGTGACGCTCGATGCAAACAGGGAAACCGTTGGATGACGCATTCTCGTAAAAGGAAATATTTGGGGCTTCGTCGTCAAGGCAACAGTGAAAAATCCgacaaaacatttaaaagcAATATTGTTCCGGCTGCTTTATCCATTCCTGGATCAGCCAAACAAAATGCAGAAACGTACATAATGAG GAAAGATGATACGGAAGCGGCGGAAGAACTTTCTTGGAAGAGCTGCAAATGCAACCGGGAAACGGGACGATTTATAAAGATGAAAGTATTGCAGCACATGCCAACCAAAGAGGACATTTCGCATCTACTAGCAGACTTTCTCATTGATTTTCTACTCAACG GCTATAATACCTTGGTGGGCCACCTTCATCAGCAATTACTACAACAGAAAGACGCCCCGTCATTGTTGGAGGAGGCTCCTTTTCTCTGGTTAATCTCCTACTTCCTAcctttcatttcaaaattgaaactGGATGTCGGACGGTTTACGAACGTCTTTACTATTGATCTCCTATGCTTCCTGACGTGGGAGGTTGTTCACCAGGAGGAGGTATTTGAAATGAATTCCATGCAGCCCACAAAAGACGTGGAGCCTTGCCTGCGACGTTTGCACTTAGGCGTGAAGGCTATATGCGAATATTTGCAAATCTTCAAAGTATATTCCTCTGCCAAAAAGGGTTCTACCCCAATTAATGAACTGCAGTTGGGAAACCGCggagaaaaatttctttttgatttacGTAGTTATCTACCTGCTGTTCGGGATCTTCGGCAACTCTTCCTGCTTCAGTTACGTCATTTTAATCCCACCATTCAAAACCGACAGCATCTCCGTAATGTAATCGCAACTAATCATATTTTACTGTTGGAGCTTGAAAGAGCTGCGAAGCAATCACCACTCGTGGCGAAGAACTTTGATTTGCATCAGCACTTGGATCAATTCTGCACTGAAACGATTGTGAATCGATACGGCATTGCGCTGGAAGATTTCAGGACGAACAGTACTTTCGTGAATGATTGCATCCTCACTTTATTGCATCACGTAGGGGTAGATTTAGATCGTGTTGACCTCCTCTGTGAACAGGGGATTTTGCGTTCATTTCGTGACATTTGGGAAGAAGATCTGAAC ATATGTGATGATTGGAAAGACCTGATTGAATATGttattcgg aaatttttgCGTAACTATCAAACAAGCGGCCATTTCCATATGGGTTCTCCTAGCAACCGCTCAAATGGACCCTGGTATCCTCAGGATTCGTTGTCAGGCGAATCCGAGCATTTTGAAACTTCAAAATTGTACCGTATAGTGGAGACGGGACATAGCTCCGTCAAAAACGACGCAACGGTCACAGAAGTACATACCACGAAAACGGAACTATTGATCGCTCAGCTGATCGATTCAG GATTCCGAAAACAATTGGATTGGATTCGATCATCGTTACTGACAGCTTGTTCAGCTCGATTAGGCACCTACGCCGGCCAAGAATTTCGCCACCCTATCACGTGTCTGAGTCTTCAGATGAACATGTCGTGCCCGATAGTTCCTTGGACAGAAGTAGAAGCATCCGCTCTACGTTCAGAAACATTTCTCTACCTTCTTGATCGCGTTGGTCTTTTTCCTTGCTGTGCACACGATGCCCTTTATCCTCGAATACCGCGTGAATGGTCAGCAGACACTGTGCTCAGCGTCGCTCTCATTTTCGGTCCCGTCAATCAAGAGATGGTCGATTTCGATCTGTCtctctgcaaaaaaaattaa
- the LOC130702599 gene encoding alpha-crystallin A chain-like isoform X2, translating to MALLQCDPFGDLCFVGLPFTRDPWKIVPRDTLTAWAETPFPYLRRSGICPVPGVSQRTVSEVVNNQDKFQVTLNLKNFKSNEVNVKVIDQTLCVCAEHEEKPDDSGRIYRKIKRRYFLPNNVDCDKINATFSDDGTLIVSAGKKAIGPGKERNIEIKHLPAQKTQQSLQQESQTSEKAKQAGVNIPVTRETEKK from the exons ATGGCTCTTTTGCAGTGTGATCCATTTGGTGATCTCTGTTTCGTTGGTCTTCCTTTTACTCGAGATCCTTGGAAAATAGTCCCTCGTGATACGTTGACCGCTTGGGCTGAAACACCATTTCCTTACCTTCGCCGAAGTGGGATCTGTCCCGTACCAGGAGTCTCACAGCGCACCGTCAGTGAAGTAGTCAATAACCAGGATAAGTTCCAG GTGACTCTAAACCTAAAAAACTTCAAGTCCAACGAAGTCAACGTAAAAGTAATCGACCAAACATTATGTGTTTGCGCTGAGCATGAAGAAAAACCCGATGATTCTGGTCGCATTTATCGCAAGATTAAGCGTCGATATTTTCTCCCTAATAACGTCGACTGTGATAAGATCAATGCCACTTTTTCTGACGATGGAACTCTAATCGTTTCGGCCGGAAAGAAGGCTATAGGGCCG GGAAAAGAACGCAACATTGAGATCAAACATCTTCCAGCACAAAAGACTCAACAATCATTGCAACAAGAATCGCAGACATCTGAGAAGGCAAAGCAAGCAGGCGTGAATATTCCTGTGACACGCGAGACGGAGAAGAAGTAA
- the LOC130702601 gene encoding alpha-crystallin A chain-like, which translates to MSLLPFTDFDNLIDPFQSFGPLQTFDPFVGRYNIVPRSMRQSMNRMNQELGRLLSSVKEDDKSFQVMVDVSQFQPNEITVKTTDNNIIVHGKHEERNDQFGTVSREFRRRITIPQGVNPESVTSTMSPEGILTVMAPKMMLEGSKERVIPITMAPQAGSSAQPTPAVQGK; encoded by the exons ATGTCTCTTCTACCTTTTACTGATTTCGACAACCTGATAGATCCTTTCCAATCATTTGGACCGCTCCAAACATTCGATCCGTTCGTCGGCAGGTACAACATAGTCCCGCGGTCAATGAGACAATCGATGAACCGCATGAATCAGGAACTTGGAAGATTGCTATCCAGCGTCAAGGAAGACGATAAATCATTCCAG GTCATGGTCGATGTGTCTCAGTTTCAGCCAAACGAAATCACGGTAAAAACGACCGACAATAACATTATTGTTCACG GTAAGCACGAAGAACGTAACGATCAGTTCGGCACCGTTTCACGAGA ATTCCGTCGCCGGATTACTATACCGCAGGGAGTTAATCCTGAATCGGTAACTTCAACTATGTCTCCTGAAGGCATTCTGACTGTCATGGCCCCGAAGATGATGTTAGAAG GTTCGAAAGAGCGAGTTATCCCTATAACAATGGCTCCGCAAGCTGGATCAAGCGCTCAACCAACTCCAGCAGTTCAAGGA
- the LOC130702451 gene encoding alpha-crystallin A chain-like, which translates to MSLMPYSDFHTMMDPFEPYDTFDPYSQLQTFDPYAFGSNIMPRSMRRAMRRMDHELGKLLSSVKEDDKSFQITVDVSHFDPSEITVKTTDNNIIVHGKHEERKDRYSTVSREFRRRVTIPRGVNPEQVTSTMSPDGVLTIMAPKMMVEGSNERVIPITMGSSGRLSNPPVAAQ; encoded by the exons ATGTCTCTGATGCCGTATTCAGATTTTCATACGATGATGGATCCGTTCGAACCATACGACACGTTTGATCCGTACAGCCAGTTACAAACATTCGATCCTTATGCGTTCGGTAGCAATATTATGCCACGATCGATGAGAAGGGCAATGCGCCGTATGGATCACGAACTTGGGAAATTGTTATCTAGCGTGAAAGAAGACGATAAATCGTTTCAG ATAACGGTTGATGTTTCCCACTTCGATCCTAGTGAAATTACCGTCAAGACAACCGATAACAACATCATAGTCCATG GAAAACACGAGGAGCGCAAGGATAGGTATAGCACAGTTTCACGGGA ATTCCGTCGTCGGGTGACTATCCCTAGAGGAGTTAATCCCGAGCAAGTAACTTCCACCATGTCGCCGGATGGAGTTTTGACCATCATGGCCCCGAAAATGATGGTGGAAG GTTCGAACGAACGAGTTATTCCTATTACAATGGGATCATCAGGGAGACTGAGTAATCCGCCCGTCGCAGCTCAATGA